A region from the Colius striatus isolate bColStr4 chromosome 12, bColStr4.1.hap1, whole genome shotgun sequence genome encodes:
- the PLCH1 gene encoding 1-phosphatidylinositol 4,5-bisphosphate phosphodiesterase eta-1 isoform X2 — MSYWSLDKKSCLQYCRHFLVDNGVFHVERCMSVMQSGTQMVKLKSGTKGLVRLFYLDEHRTCIRWRPSRKSEKAKIVIDSIYKVTEGRQSEIFHRHAEGNFDPSCCFTIYHGNHMESLDLITSNPEEARTWITGLKYLMAGISDEDSLAKRQRTHDHWVKQTFEEADKNGDGLLNIEEIHQLMHKLNVNLPRRKVRQMFQEADTDENQGTLNFEEFSVFYKMMSLRRDLYLLLLSYSDKKDHLTVEELAQFLKVEQKMNNVTPEYCLDIIQKFEVSEENKKQNVLGIEGFTNFMRSPACDIFNPLHCEVHQDMDQPLCNYFIASSHNTYLTGDQLLSQSRVEMYARVLQDGCRCIEVDCWDGPDGEPVVHHGYTLTSKILFRDVAETIDKYAFIKNEFPVILSIENHCSIQQQKKIAQYLKDIFGDKLDLSSVITGDSRQLPSPQNLKGKILVKGKKLPYSLGADAEEGEVSDEDSADEIEDDCKLKPCYSNGATEHQVESFIRTKLDSLMKESQIRDKEDPDSFTVRALLKATHEGLNVNLKQNLDTKEGGKKSHGRSLMGNFGKHKKAVKAGSKYHSASDEEESQQNSSGKEVGQLHSRLARRRKTVKLCRALSDLVVYTNSVSAQDIVDDGSTGNVLSFSETRAHQAVQQKAEQFMLYNQKQLTRVYPSAYRIDSSNFNPLPYWNVGCQLVALNYQSKGRVMQLNEAKFRVNGNCGYVLKPQQMCKGTFNPYSADPLPASPKKQLILKIISGQQLPKPPDSMLGDRGEIIDPFVEVEIIGLPVDCCKDQTRVVDDNGFNPVWEETLTFTIHMPEVALVRFLVWDHDPIGRDFVGQRTLAFSSLVPGYRHVYLEGLTEASIFVHITINDIYGKNKQLIGLRGLFNKNPKHSCAESSGHCVRKRSIGDRILRRTASAPAKGRKKSKMGFLEASEIKDSASEPLDLKDKDGVVRRTSRSLQARPASMPVDKYLLVGLPCPEGETAQDTKGKENTSAPSDDNTDEKETVSKEPVFTYAEKTAKTSNLAPQFTKNDEKEITVDWLVPPLQEQPEGLVVAGGVAETNHLTSCQENNLCAGTAAVMQGSVSETSTEKTNARSCADSKREDDTKGSKEENRTLGGTPLAQKAEVENHKRDIVKQSTAAPLSVTDVCPTVCSSVPDLHSTLTVQDSDISRLIDEVSLGTESEMDSALSALIGQLDVTDDQSHLTTVSGLHGTSSQTFSVMATLPHVLASNPNSPCKHNFTTTKPVRSPLFSTPDTTVFSSPETAEYSVYTIIHEATLTPASECKTHSELICNNKLKSVENNVPGSPCPSPLSFLNANPKRKCGTQAGTSWEAPDSAGSFASNNLIFEETLVDPLPGENSESSSLVEVDGDSQDLLVTACEYRREEMSQLASPLKLRQKQDIERGGERSSGNSTTVGLCAAALGCLDKCRTAGSQLPFPVCENMGFLYHPHSDKQKNVVCASERSQLDVHSPVLRNALAFPPHSAIKQTSPCKSKSLGDLTSEDISCNFESKYQYISRSFISSGMRDKKLAAMKNTRPHSTDALTEQLRKLVSLDQEDSRQTLCSRQVDEECPKALVRKLSSRSQSRVRNIASRAKERQEAASKQKAPATSSVAGVVLRSKPSASPHVVNRHSTGSYIGRYLSGFPGEGRGMPEGSCSALHSGCSDRSCAHGSGLQLEPAGDDKPEIYFLLRL, encoded by the exons TTGAAAGATGCATGAGTGTTATGCAGTCTGGGACCCAGATGGTTAAGCTGAAGAGTGGAACCAAGGGACTAGTTCGTCTCTTCTACCTGGATGAGCACAGGACCTGCATCCGATGGAGACCGTCCAGGAAAAGCGAAAAGGCAAAAA TTGTCATCGATTCCATTTACAAAGTCACCGAAGGCCGACAGTCCGAAATCTTCCACCGCCATGCGGAGGGGAACTTTGACCCAAGCTGTTGCTTTACCATTTACCATGGCAACCACATGGAGTCCCTGGATCTGATCACATCTAACCCAGAGGAAGCTCGCACCTGGATCACAGGACTGAAATATTTGATGGCTGGAATAAGTGATGAGGACTCGCTCGCCAAGCGACAGAGGACACACGATCA CTGGGTTAAGCAGACCTTTGAGGAGGCTGACAAGAATGGAGATGGCCTGCTAAATATTGAAGAGATCCACCAGCTGATGCACAAACTAAACGTGAACCTGCCCCGCAGGAAGGTCCGGCAGATGTTTCAG GAAGCAGACACAGATGAGAACCAAGGAACTCTAAATTTTGAagagttttctgtattttacaaGATGATGTCCTTACGTCGAGATCTCTACTTACTGCTCTTAAGCTACAGTGACAAGAAGGATCACCTCACTGTTGAAGAGCTTGCTCAGTTTCTGAAGGTGGAACAGAAG ATGAATAACGTGACGCCAGAATATTGTCTTGACATCATACAGAAGTTTGaggtttcagaagaaaacaagaagcaaaaTGTCCTTGGGATTGAAG GCTTCACCAACTTCATGCGCAGTCCAGCTTGTGATATCTTCAACCCGCTGCACTGTGAAGTGCATCAGGATATGGATCAACCCCTTTGTAACTACTTTATTGCTTCATCCCACAATACATACCTGACAGGAGATCAGCTTCTGTCCCAATCCAGGGTGGAGATGTATGCACGAGTGCTGCAAGATGGATGTCGATGTATTGAAG TGGATTGCTGGGATGGTCCAGATGGAGAGCCCGTGGTACACCACGGCTATACTCTTACTTCCAAAATACTGTTCCGTGACGTGGCAGAAACGATCGATAAATACGCCTTCATCAAAAATGA GTTTCCAGTGATACTGTCTATTGAAAACCACTGCAGTATTCAACAGCAAAAGAAGATTGCTCAGTACTTGAAGGATATATTTGGTGACAAACTGGACTTGTCATCTGTAATCACAGGAGACTCCAGACAGCTTCCTAGTCCTCAAAATTTGAAAGGGAAGATCCTAGTGAAG gGTAAAAAGTTGCCATACAGTCTTGGAGCAGATGCTGAGGAAGGAGAAGTTTCAGATGAGGACAGCGCTGATGAAATTGAAGATGATTGCAAGCTGAAGCCCTGCTAT AGCAATGGTGCAACTGAGCACCAAGTGGAATCTTTCATAAGAACAAAACTGGACTCTCTGATGAAAGAATCCCAAATCAGGGACAAGGAAGATCCTGACAGCTTCACTGTGAGAGCCCTGCTAAAGGCAACTCATGAGGGATTAAATGTTAACCTGAAGCAG AACCTGGACACAAAAGAAGGTGGAAAAAAGTCTCATGGTCGATCCTTAATGGGCAACTTTGGTAAACACAAA AAAGCTGTAAAGGCGGGATCCAAATACCATAGCGCATCAGATGAGGAAGAAAGCCAGCAAAACTCTTCTGGGAAGGAAGTGGGGCAGCTCCACAG CCGACTGGCTCGTCGGAGGAAGACAGTGAAGCTGTGCCGGGCTCTGTCTGACCTGGTGGTGTACACCAACTCTGTGTCTGCCCAGGACATTGTGGATGATG GATCGACAGGGAAcgtgctgtcattcagtgaaACAAGAGCCCACCAAGCAGTGCAGCAGAAGGCCGAGCAGTTTATGCTTTACAACCAGAAGCAGCTTACAAGGGTCTATCCGTCAGCCTATCGGATCGACTCCAGCAACTTCAATCCTTTACCTTACTGGAACGTTGGGTGCCAGTTAG TGGCACTAAACTACCAGTCTAAGGGACGTGTGATGCAATTAAATGAAGCAAAATTTAGGGTAAACGGCAACTGTGGTTATGTCCTCAAACCTCAGCAGATGTGCAAAG GCACATTCAACCCCTACTCTGCTGATCCACTTCCTGCTAGTCCTAAAAAGCAGCTTATTCTGAAAATCATCAGTGGACAGCAGCTCCCTAAGCCTCCTGACTCAATGTTAGGAGACAGAGGAGAG aTAATAGATCCCTTTGTCGAGGTGGAAATCATTGGGTTACCTGTGGACTGCTGTAAAGACCAGACCAGGGTGGTTGATGACAATG GCTTTAATCCTGTTTGGGAGGAAACACTCACTTTTACCATCCACATGCCTGAAGTAGCTTTGGTGCGATTTCTCGTTTGGGACCATGATCCTATTGGGAGAGACTTTGTTGGACAAAGAACTCTGGCCTTTAGCAGTCTTGTGCCTG GTTATCGTCATGTTTATTTAGAAGGCCTGACAGAAGCATCCATCTTTGTTCATATAACCATTAATGACATCTATGGAAAG aataaGCAGCTGATAGGACTCAGGGGGCTGTTTAACAAGAACCCCAAGCACAGCTGTGCCGAAAGCAGTGGGCACTGCGTACGGAAGCGATCGATCGGGGATCGGATTCTCCGGCgcacagccagtgccccagcaAAAGGCAGGAAGAAGAGTAAGATGGGCTTTCTGGAAGCTTCTGAAATCAAAGACAGTGCATCTGAACCACTAGACTTGAAAGACAAAGACGGTGTGGTAAGGCGTACGAGCCGGAGCCTGCAAGCACGTCCTGCTTCTATGCCTGTGGACAAGTACCTTCTTGTAGGACTGCCGTGCCCAGAGGGTGAGACTGCCCAAGAcaccaaaggaaaagaaaacacatctg CCCCCAGTGATGACAATACAGATGAGAAGGAAACAGTCTCGAAAGAACCTGTGTTTACATATGctgagaaaacagcaaagaCTTCGAACTTGGCACCTCAATTTACAAAGAACGATGAGAAGGAGATTACAGTTGACTGGTTAGTACCAcctctgcaggagcagcctgaGGGTTTAGTTGTTGCAGGTGGTGTAGCTGAAACAAATCACCTCACCAGCTGTCAGGAAAATAATCTTTGTGCTGGAACTGCTGCTGTAATGCAGGGCTCTGTTTCTGAAACttccacagaaaaaacaaatgccaGAAGCTGTGCAGACAGTAAAAGGGAAGATGACACGAAAGGGTCCAAGGAGGAGAATAGAACTCTTGGGGGGACTCCTCTTGCTCAAAAAGCAGAGGTGGAAAATCACAAACGTGACATTGTCAAGCAAAGCACTGCAGCACCTCTTTCTGTGACAGATGTTTGTCCTACTGTTTGCTCTTCTGTCCCTGATTTGCACTCCACTTTAACAGTACAAGACAGTGACATTTCTCGCCTGATCGATGAAGTTTCCTTAGGGACTGAGAGTGAGATGGACAGCGCGCTCTCAGCTCTGATCGGGCAGTTGGATGTCACAGATGACCAAAGTCATCTTACCACAGTCTCAGGCCTCCATGGCACTAGCAGCCAGACTTTCAGCGTGATGGCCACACTCCCACATGTGCTTGCTTCGAATCCAAACAGTCCCTGTAAGCACAACTTTACTACCACCAAACCCGTCAGATCTCCTTTATTCTCAACGCCAGATACTACCGTGTTCTCCAGCCCTGAAACTGCAGAGTATTCTGTGTACACAATTATCCACGAGGCAACTCTTACACCAGCTTCTGAATGCAAGACCCACAGTGAATTAATTTGCAACAACAAACTAAAGAGTGTAGAAAATAATGTGCCTGGCTCTCCTTGTCCTTCACCTCTCTCATTCCTAAATGCAAATCCCAAAAGGAAATGTggaacacaagctggaacaagcTGGGAAGCCCCCGACTCTGCTGGTTCTTTTGCTTCCAATAACCTCATATTTGAGGAGACACTTGTTGACCCTCTCCCTGGTGAAAATTCAGAAAGCAGCAGTCTCGTAGAAGTAGATGGGGATTCTCAAGATCTCTTGGTAACTGCATGTGAGTACAGAAGGGAAGAGATGAGCCAGTTGGCTTCCCCTTTGAAACTGAGGCAAAAGCAGGACATTGAGCGTGGCGGTGAGAGGAGCTCTGGGAACAGCACAACTGTCGGGCTCTGTGCcgctgccctgggctgcctggATAAGTGCAGGACTGCAGGGAGTCAGCTGCCTTTTCCAGTCTGTGAAAACATGGGCTTTTTGTACCATCCTCATTCAGACAAGCAGAAAAATGTGGTGTGTGCCTCTGAGAGATCCCAGCTTGACGTACACTCACCCGTGCTCAGAAACGCTTTGGCTTTCCCACCTCATTCAGCCATCAAGCAGACAAGCCCTTGCAAATCCAAGAGCCTTGGTGACTTGACATCAGAGGATATTTCCTGCAATTTTGAAAGTAAGTATCAATACATAAGTAGGAGCTTTATCTCATCGGGCATGAGAGACAAGAAACTTGCTGCTATGAAGAATACGAGACCCCATTCTACGGACGCTCTGacggagcagctgaggaagctggtgTCCCTGGACCAGGAGGACAGCCGCCAGACACTCTGCTCCAGGCAGGTTGATGAGGAGTGTCCAAAAGCACTGGTCAGAAAACTCTCCTCCAGAAGCCAGAGCAGAGTGCGAAACATAGCCAGCCGTGCCAAGGAGAGGCAGGAGGCAGCCAGCAAGCAAAAGGCTCCTGCCACAAGCAGTGTAGCGGGGGTTGTCCTCCGCAGTAAGCCTTCAGCATCTCCTCACGTTGTCAACAGGCACTCCACGGGCTCCTACATAGGCAGGTACCTGAGTGGCTTCCCCGGGGAGGGCCGGGGGATGCCAGAGGGCTCCTGCTCCGCTTTGCACTCCGGCTGCAGCGACCGCTCGTGTGCACACggctctgggctgcagctggagcccGCCGGTGATGATAAGCCTGAAATCTATTTCCTGCTGAGACTGTAG
- the PLCH1 gene encoding 1-phosphatidylinositol 4,5-bisphosphate phosphodiesterase eta-1 isoform X1 yields the protein MADLEVYKNLSSEKVERCMSVMQSGTQMVKLKSGTKGLVRLFYLDEHRTCIRWRPSRKSEKAKIVIDSIYKVTEGRQSEIFHRHAEGNFDPSCCFTIYHGNHMESLDLITSNPEEARTWITGLKYLMAGISDEDSLAKRQRTHDHWVKQTFEEADKNGDGLLNIEEIHQLMHKLNVNLPRRKVRQMFQEADTDENQGTLNFEEFSVFYKMMSLRRDLYLLLLSYSDKKDHLTVEELAQFLKVEQKMNNVTPEYCLDIIQKFEVSEENKKQNVLGIEGFTNFMRSPACDIFNPLHCEVHQDMDQPLCNYFIASSHNTYLTGDQLLSQSRVEMYARVLQDGCRCIEVDCWDGPDGEPVVHHGYTLTSKILFRDVAETIDKYAFIKNEFPVILSIENHCSIQQQKKIAQYLKDIFGDKLDLSSVITGDSRQLPSPQNLKGKILVKGKKLPYSLGADAEEGEVSDEDSADEIEDDCKLKPCYSNGATEHQVESFIRTKLDSLMKESQIRDKEDPDSFTVRALLKATHEGLNVNLKQNLDTKEGGKKSHGRSLMGNFGKHKKAVKAGSKYHSASDEEESQQNSSGKEVGQLHSRLARRRKTVKLCRALSDLVVYTNSVSAQDIVDDGSTGNVLSFSETRAHQAVQQKAEQFMLYNQKQLTRVYPSAYRIDSSNFNPLPYWNVGCQLVALNYQSKGRVMQLNEAKFRVNGNCGYVLKPQQMCKGTFNPYSADPLPASPKKQLILKIISGQQLPKPPDSMLGDRGEIIDPFVEVEIIGLPVDCCKDQTRVVDDNGFNPVWEETLTFTIHMPEVALVRFLVWDHDPIGRDFVGQRTLAFSSLVPGYRHVYLEGLTEASIFVHITINDIYGKWSPLILNPSYTILHFLGATKNKQLIGLRGLFNKNPKHSCAESSGHCVRKRSIGDRILRRTASAPAKGRKKSKMGFLEASEIKDSASEPLDLKDKDGVVRRTSRSLQARPASMPVDKYLLVGLPCPEGETAQDTKGKENTSAPSDDNTDEKETVSKEPVFTYAEKTAKTSNLAPQFTKNDEKEITVDWLVPPLQEQPEGLVVAGGVAETNHLTSCQENNLCAGTAAVMQGSVSETSTEKTNARSCADSKREDDTKGSKEENRTLGGTPLAQKAEVENHKRDIVKQSTAAPLSVTDVCPTVCSSVPDLHSTLTVQDSDISRLIDEVSLGTESEMDSALSALIGQLDVTDDQSHLTTVSGLHGTSSQTFSVMATLPHVLASNPNSPCKHNFTTTKPVRSPLFSTPDTTVFSSPETAEYSVYTIIHEATLTPASECKTHSELICNNKLKSVENNVPGSPCPSPLSFLNANPKRKCGTQAGTSWEAPDSAGSFASNNLIFEETLVDPLPGENSESSSLVEVDGDSQDLLVTACEYRREEMSQLASPLKLRQKQDIERGGERSSGNSTTVGLCAAALGCLDKCRTAGSQLPFPVCENMGFLYHPHSDKQKNVVCASERSQLDVHSPVLRNALAFPPHSAIKQTSPCKSKSLGDLTSEDISCNFESKYQYISRSFISSGMRDKKLAAMKNTRPHSTDALTEQLRKLVSLDQEDSRQTLCSRQVDEECPKALVRKLSSRSQSRVRNIASRAKERQEAASKQKAPATSSVAGVVLRSKPSASPHVVNRHSTGSYIGRYLSGFPGEGRGMPEGSCSALHSGCSDRSCAHGSGLQLEPAGDDKPEIYFLLRL from the exons TTGAAAGATGCATGAGTGTTATGCAGTCTGGGACCCAGATGGTTAAGCTGAAGAGTGGAACCAAGGGACTAGTTCGTCTCTTCTACCTGGATGAGCACAGGACCTGCATCCGATGGAGACCGTCCAGGAAAAGCGAAAAGGCAAAAA TTGTCATCGATTCCATTTACAAAGTCACCGAAGGCCGACAGTCCGAAATCTTCCACCGCCATGCGGAGGGGAACTTTGACCCAAGCTGTTGCTTTACCATTTACCATGGCAACCACATGGAGTCCCTGGATCTGATCACATCTAACCCAGAGGAAGCTCGCACCTGGATCACAGGACTGAAATATTTGATGGCTGGAATAAGTGATGAGGACTCGCTCGCCAAGCGACAGAGGACACACGATCA CTGGGTTAAGCAGACCTTTGAGGAGGCTGACAAGAATGGAGATGGCCTGCTAAATATTGAAGAGATCCACCAGCTGATGCACAAACTAAACGTGAACCTGCCCCGCAGGAAGGTCCGGCAGATGTTTCAG GAAGCAGACACAGATGAGAACCAAGGAACTCTAAATTTTGAagagttttctgtattttacaaGATGATGTCCTTACGTCGAGATCTCTACTTACTGCTCTTAAGCTACAGTGACAAGAAGGATCACCTCACTGTTGAAGAGCTTGCTCAGTTTCTGAAGGTGGAACAGAAG ATGAATAACGTGACGCCAGAATATTGTCTTGACATCATACAGAAGTTTGaggtttcagaagaaaacaagaagcaaaaTGTCCTTGGGATTGAAG GCTTCACCAACTTCATGCGCAGTCCAGCTTGTGATATCTTCAACCCGCTGCACTGTGAAGTGCATCAGGATATGGATCAACCCCTTTGTAACTACTTTATTGCTTCATCCCACAATACATACCTGACAGGAGATCAGCTTCTGTCCCAATCCAGGGTGGAGATGTATGCACGAGTGCTGCAAGATGGATGTCGATGTATTGAAG TGGATTGCTGGGATGGTCCAGATGGAGAGCCCGTGGTACACCACGGCTATACTCTTACTTCCAAAATACTGTTCCGTGACGTGGCAGAAACGATCGATAAATACGCCTTCATCAAAAATGA GTTTCCAGTGATACTGTCTATTGAAAACCACTGCAGTATTCAACAGCAAAAGAAGATTGCTCAGTACTTGAAGGATATATTTGGTGACAAACTGGACTTGTCATCTGTAATCACAGGAGACTCCAGACAGCTTCCTAGTCCTCAAAATTTGAAAGGGAAGATCCTAGTGAAG gGTAAAAAGTTGCCATACAGTCTTGGAGCAGATGCTGAGGAAGGAGAAGTTTCAGATGAGGACAGCGCTGATGAAATTGAAGATGATTGCAAGCTGAAGCCCTGCTAT AGCAATGGTGCAACTGAGCACCAAGTGGAATCTTTCATAAGAACAAAACTGGACTCTCTGATGAAAGAATCCCAAATCAGGGACAAGGAAGATCCTGACAGCTTCACTGTGAGAGCCCTGCTAAAGGCAACTCATGAGGGATTAAATGTTAACCTGAAGCAG AACCTGGACACAAAAGAAGGTGGAAAAAAGTCTCATGGTCGATCCTTAATGGGCAACTTTGGTAAACACAAA AAAGCTGTAAAGGCGGGATCCAAATACCATAGCGCATCAGATGAGGAAGAAAGCCAGCAAAACTCTTCTGGGAAGGAAGTGGGGCAGCTCCACAG CCGACTGGCTCGTCGGAGGAAGACAGTGAAGCTGTGCCGGGCTCTGTCTGACCTGGTGGTGTACACCAACTCTGTGTCTGCCCAGGACATTGTGGATGATG GATCGACAGGGAAcgtgctgtcattcagtgaaACAAGAGCCCACCAAGCAGTGCAGCAGAAGGCCGAGCAGTTTATGCTTTACAACCAGAAGCAGCTTACAAGGGTCTATCCGTCAGCCTATCGGATCGACTCCAGCAACTTCAATCCTTTACCTTACTGGAACGTTGGGTGCCAGTTAG TGGCACTAAACTACCAGTCTAAGGGACGTGTGATGCAATTAAATGAAGCAAAATTTAGGGTAAACGGCAACTGTGGTTATGTCCTCAAACCTCAGCAGATGTGCAAAG GCACATTCAACCCCTACTCTGCTGATCCACTTCCTGCTAGTCCTAAAAAGCAGCTTATTCTGAAAATCATCAGTGGACAGCAGCTCCCTAAGCCTCCTGACTCAATGTTAGGAGACAGAGGAGAG aTAATAGATCCCTTTGTCGAGGTGGAAATCATTGGGTTACCTGTGGACTGCTGTAAAGACCAGACCAGGGTGGTTGATGACAATG GCTTTAATCCTGTTTGGGAGGAAACACTCACTTTTACCATCCACATGCCTGAAGTAGCTTTGGTGCGATTTCTCGTTTGGGACCATGATCCTATTGGGAGAGACTTTGTTGGACAAAGAACTCTGGCCTTTAGCAGTCTTGTGCCTG GTTATCGTCATGTTTATTTAGAAGGCCTGACAGAAGCATCCATCTTTGTTCATATAACCATTAATGACATCTATGGAAAG tggAGCCCTTTAATCCTCAACCCCAGTTACACAATATTGCACTTTCTAGGAGCCACAAAG aataaGCAGCTGATAGGACTCAGGGGGCTGTTTAACAAGAACCCCAAGCACAGCTGTGCCGAAAGCAGTGGGCACTGCGTACGGAAGCGATCGATCGGGGATCGGATTCTCCGGCgcacagccagtgccccagcaAAAGGCAGGAAGAAGAGTAAGATGGGCTTTCTGGAAGCTTCTGAAATCAAAGACAGTGCATCTGAACCACTAGACTTGAAAGACAAAGACGGTGTGGTAAGGCGTACGAGCCGGAGCCTGCAAGCACGTCCTGCTTCTATGCCTGTGGACAAGTACCTTCTTGTAGGACTGCCGTGCCCAGAGGGTGAGACTGCCCAAGAcaccaaaggaaaagaaaacacatctg CCCCCAGTGATGACAATACAGATGAGAAGGAAACAGTCTCGAAAGAACCTGTGTTTACATATGctgagaaaacagcaaagaCTTCGAACTTGGCACCTCAATTTACAAAGAACGATGAGAAGGAGATTACAGTTGACTGGTTAGTACCAcctctgcaggagcagcctgaGGGTTTAGTTGTTGCAGGTGGTGTAGCTGAAACAAATCACCTCACCAGCTGTCAGGAAAATAATCTTTGTGCTGGAACTGCTGCTGTAATGCAGGGCTCTGTTTCTGAAACttccacagaaaaaacaaatgccaGAAGCTGTGCAGACAGTAAAAGGGAAGATGACACGAAAGGGTCCAAGGAGGAGAATAGAACTCTTGGGGGGACTCCTCTTGCTCAAAAAGCAGAGGTGGAAAATCACAAACGTGACATTGTCAAGCAAAGCACTGCAGCACCTCTTTCTGTGACAGATGTTTGTCCTACTGTTTGCTCTTCTGTCCCTGATTTGCACTCCACTTTAACAGTACAAGACAGTGACATTTCTCGCCTGATCGATGAAGTTTCCTTAGGGACTGAGAGTGAGATGGACAGCGCGCTCTCAGCTCTGATCGGGCAGTTGGATGTCACAGATGACCAAAGTCATCTTACCACAGTCTCAGGCCTCCATGGCACTAGCAGCCAGACTTTCAGCGTGATGGCCACACTCCCACATGTGCTTGCTTCGAATCCAAACAGTCCCTGTAAGCACAACTTTACTACCACCAAACCCGTCAGATCTCCTTTATTCTCAACGCCAGATACTACCGTGTTCTCCAGCCCTGAAACTGCAGAGTATTCTGTGTACACAATTATCCACGAGGCAACTCTTACACCAGCTTCTGAATGCAAGACCCACAGTGAATTAATTTGCAACAACAAACTAAAGAGTGTAGAAAATAATGTGCCTGGCTCTCCTTGTCCTTCACCTCTCTCATTCCTAAATGCAAATCCCAAAAGGAAATGTggaacacaagctggaacaagcTGGGAAGCCCCCGACTCTGCTGGTTCTTTTGCTTCCAATAACCTCATATTTGAGGAGACACTTGTTGACCCTCTCCCTGGTGAAAATTCAGAAAGCAGCAGTCTCGTAGAAGTAGATGGGGATTCTCAAGATCTCTTGGTAACTGCATGTGAGTACAGAAGGGAAGAGATGAGCCAGTTGGCTTCCCCTTTGAAACTGAGGCAAAAGCAGGACATTGAGCGTGGCGGTGAGAGGAGCTCTGGGAACAGCACAACTGTCGGGCTCTGTGCcgctgccctgggctgcctggATAAGTGCAGGACTGCAGGGAGTCAGCTGCCTTTTCCAGTCTGTGAAAACATGGGCTTTTTGTACCATCCTCATTCAGACAAGCAGAAAAATGTGGTGTGTGCCTCTGAGAGATCCCAGCTTGACGTACACTCACCCGTGCTCAGAAACGCTTTGGCTTTCCCACCTCATTCAGCCATCAAGCAGACAAGCCCTTGCAAATCCAAGAGCCTTGGTGACTTGACATCAGAGGATATTTCCTGCAATTTTGAAAGTAAGTATCAATACATAAGTAGGAGCTTTATCTCATCGGGCATGAGAGACAAGAAACTTGCTGCTATGAAGAATACGAGACCCCATTCTACGGACGCTCTGacggagcagctgaggaagctggtgTCCCTGGACCAGGAGGACAGCCGCCAGACACTCTGCTCCAGGCAGGTTGATGAGGAGTGTCCAAAAGCACTGGTCAGAAAACTCTCCTCCAGAAGCCAGAGCAGAGTGCGAAACATAGCCAGCCGTGCCAAGGAGAGGCAGGAGGCAGCCAGCAAGCAAAAGGCTCCTGCCACAAGCAGTGTAGCGGGGGTTGTCCTCCGCAGTAAGCCTTCAGCATCTCCTCACGTTGTCAACAGGCACTCCACGGGCTCCTACATAGGCAGGTACCTGAGTGGCTTCCCCGGGGAGGGCCGGGGGATGCCAGAGGGCTCCTGCTCCGCTTTGCACTCCGGCTGCAGCGACCGCTCGTGTGCACACggctctgggctgcagctggagcccGCCGGTGATGATAAGCCTGAAATCTATTTCCTGCTGAGACTGTAG